The Lucilia cuprina isolate Lc7/37 chromosome 5, ASM2204524v1, whole genome shotgun sequence genome includes a window with the following:
- the LOC111689139 gene encoding DCN1-like protein yields the protein MNKLKSTQRDKVKKFISLTQTGEQTAIYCLQQNDWKLDLASDNYFQNPEYYYRELDRKRIEQLFLRYRDPTDTQKITSEGVIRFLDDLELSPDSKLVLIIAWKFHAEVQCEFTREEFVNGMSELGIDSIDKLKVKLPLLEMELNDLAKFKDFYQFTFNYAKDPGQKGIDLDMAIAYWTIVLSGRFKFLDLWCKFLKEKHKRSIPKDTWNLLLDFAIHIDDNMSNYDSEGAWPVLIDDFVEWCQENRQLLQNYLQANSSLTPQQLQQQSAAAAAAAASQQQKNISNSFQSSAHSTNMNYG from the exons atg AACAAATTGAAATCTACACAAAGggataaagtgaaaaaattcaTCTCCTTAACCCAAACGGGCGAACAGACCGCTATCTATTGCCTGCAGCAGAATGATTGGAAACTAGATTTGGCCAGTgataactattttcaaaatcCTGAATACTATTATCGCGAGCTAGATCGCAAACGTATTGAACAGTTATTCTTGCGCTATCGTGATCCCACAGATACTCAGAAAATCACCTCCGAAGGTGTAATACGTTTTCTAGATGATCTAGAACTAAGTCCCGATTCGAAACTTGTCCTAATCATAGCCTGGAAGTTTCATGCTGAGGTACAATGTGAATTTACCCGCGAGGAATTTGTCAATGGCATGAGTGAGTTGGGTATTGATTCAATAGATAAGCTGAAGGTTAAGTTGCCGCTGCTGGAAATGGAACTTAATGATTTGGCCAAATTTAAAGATTTCTATCAGTTTACTTTCAACTATGCCAAGGACCCAGGTCAAAAGGGTATTGATTTGGATATGGCTATTGCCTATTGGACCATTGTGTTAAGTGGACGTTTTAAGTTTTTGGATTTGTGGTGCAAGTTTTTGAAG GAAAAACATAAACGTTCTATACCCAAAGATACATGGAATTTATTGCTGGATTTTGCCATTCATATTGATGACAATATGAGTAATTATGACTCCGAAGGAGCCTGGCCAGTGCTAATCGATGATTTTGTCGAATGGTGCCAAGAAAATCGCCAACTATTACAGAATTACCTGCAAGCAAACTCATCGCTAACACCTCAGCAGTTACAACAGCAgtcagcagcagcagctgccGCCGCAGCTAGCCAACAACAAAAGAACATATCGAATAGTTTTCAATCATCAGCGCACAGTACAAATATGAACTATGGCTAA
- the LOC111680103 gene encoding serine/threonine-protein kinase polo: MAAKLDDKSSDIPERLYDSTNNRTFKRMRFFGKGGFAKCYEIIDVVTNDVYAGKIVSKKLMMKHNQKEKMTQEITIHRSLNHANIVKFHGFFEDSANIYIVLELCKKRSMMELHKRRKTITEYECRYYIYQIIQGVKYLHDNRIIHRDLKLGNLFLNDMLHVKIGDFGLATRIEYEGERKKTLCGTPNYIAPEILTKKGHSYEVDIWSIGCVMYTLLVGQPPFETKTLKDTYSKIKKCDYRVPSYLRKSAADMVIAMLQSNPENRPTIGDLLHFEFLSSSPVPTFLPSSCLTMAPRLELNETIDHEAAHRKPLSELNGLKDDTRLESTFLKNNLHDAITASAQACRHNEDYRSDIQSLQQQITNLLNAKPRLLQGNLGDENTDPAAQPLFWISKWVDYSDKYGFGYQLCDEGIGVMFNDTTKLILLPNQINVHFIDKDGKESYMTTTDYSKALDKKMKLLSYFKRYMTEHLVKAGANNVNFESDQISRMPHLHSWFRTTCAVVMHLTNGTVQLNFSDHMKIILCPRMSAITYMDHEKNFRTYRFSTIIQHGCSKDLYQKIRYAHEKLSKMLEKMFF, translated from the exons ATGGCCGCAAAACTGGATGATAAATCTTCCGATATACCGGAGCGTCTGTATGATTCTACAAATAATAGAACCTTTAAACGTATGCGTTTCTTTGGAAAG ggTGGCTTTGCAAAATGCTATGAAATCATTGATGTGGTGACAAATGATGTGTATGCCGGTAAAATTGTCTCCAAGAAGCTGATGATGAAACACAATCAAAAAGAGAAAATGACTCAAGAAATCACTATACATCGTAGTCTTAATCAtgcaaatattgtaaaatttcatgGTTTCTTTGAGGATAGTGCcaatatttatatagttttggaATTGTGCAAGAAAAGG TCTATGATGGAATTACATAAACGTAGAAAAACTATAACAGAATACGAGTGTCGTTATtatatttatcaaataataCAGGGTGTTAAGTATTTACATGATAATCGTATAATACATCGTGATTTAAAATTGGGTAATCTATTCCTTAATGATATGTTGCATGTGAAAATAGGAGATTTTGGTTTAGCCACACGCATCGAATATGAGGGTGAACGTAAGAAAACTTTGTGCGGTACACCTAACTATATTGCACCCGAGATCTTAACTAAAAAGGGTCATTCGTATGAGGTGGATATATGGTCTATTGGTTGTGTTATGTACACATTACTAGTGGGTCAACCCCCATTTGAAACTAAGACCTTAAAGGATACTTATTCGAAAATTAAGAAATGTGATTATCGTGTCCCTAGTTATTTGCGTAAATCTGCTGCCGATATGGTTATTGCCATGTTACAATCAAATCCTGAAAATCGTCCTACCATAGGAGATCTTTTACACTTTGAATTCTTAAGCAGCTCACCAGTGCCTACATTCTTGCCCAGCTCTTGTCTAACAATGGCACCACGTCTCGAACTCAATGAGACCATAGATCATGAGGCTGCTCATCGTAAACCATTGAGTGAGTTGAATGGCCTTAAAGATGATACACGTCTAGAGTCGACATTCCTTAAGAATAATCTACATGATGCCATAACGGCTTCGGCTCAGGCTTGCCGGCATAATGAAGACTATCGCAGTGATATACAAAGTTTACAGCAACAGATTACAAATCTATTGAATGCTAAG CCCCGCTTATTGCAAGGCAATTTGGGTGATGAAAATACTGATCCTGCTGCTCAGCCGCTGTTTTGGATTTCCAAATGGGTGGACTATAGTGATAAATATGGTTTTGGCTATCAGCTGTGTGATGAGGGTATTGGTGTTATGTTTAATGATACCACTAAACTTATACTATTGCCAAATCAAAT caaTGTCCATTTCATCGATAAAGATGGCAAGGAATCCTATATGACTACCACCGATTACTCAAAAGCCTTGgataagaaaatgaaattacTTTCGTATTTCAAACGTTATATGACTGAACATTTAGTTAAGGCTGGTGCCAATAATGTCAACTTTGAGTCTGATCAAATCTCACGTATGCCACATTTACATTCCTGGTTTAGAACCACTTGTGCTGTAGTCATGCATTTAACCAATGGCACTGTACAG CTTAATTTCTCGGATCATATGAAAATCATTTTATGTCCACGCATGAGTGCCATAACATATATGGATCATGAAAAGAATTTCCGTACTTATCGTTTTTCCACTATTATACAGCATGGCTGTTCCAAGGATTTATATCAGAAGATACGTTATGCTCATGAAAAACTTAGTAAAATGCTGgagaaaatgttcttttaa
- the LOC111680106 gene encoding DCN1-like protein 5: MPRGKRRSNHDMGEDDRQTSKRQRNTYTTATATAQNTSRRHIKAEDSFSHKRCLAWFREYTNPDEPDTLGPDGMEKFCEDIGVEPENVVMLVLAYKMGATQMGFFSQYEWLKGLTELECDSALKMQSKLDYLKSILNDPNIFKSIYRYAYDFAKDSDQRSMDINTAKAMLQLLLGKHWPLYPQFAQFLDQSKYKVINKDQWCNILEFSRTINNDLTNYDIDGAWPVMLDEFVEWLRQQRQCTSTTSS; this comes from the exons ATGCCCCGCGGTAAACGTCGTTCCAATCACGATATGGGTGAAGACGATCGTCAAACTTCGAAAAGACAACGTAATACCTATACGACAGCAACAGCGACAGCACAAAATACAAGCAG ACGTCATATAAAAGCCGAAGATTCTTTCAGTCATAAAAGATGTTTAGCATGGTTTAGAGAATACACAAATCCCGATGAGCCAGATACACtgg GTCCCGATGGCAtggaaaaattttgtgaagatattgGTGTTGAACCCGAAAATGTTGTAATGTTGGTATTGGCCTATAAAATGGGTGCCACACAAATGGGTTTCTTTAGTCAGTATGAATGGTTAAAGGGTTTAACCGAATTAGAATGTGATTCTGCACTTAAAATGCAATCAAAAttggattatttaaaaagtatattaaatgatccaaatatatttaaaagtatatatCGTTATGCATATGATTTTGCTAAG GATTCCGATCAACGTAGTATGGATATAAATACAGCAAAGGCTATGCTACAGTTATTACTGGGTAAACATTGGCCTTTATATCCACAATTTGCACAATTCCTAGATCAATCAAAGTACAAAGTCATAAACAAGGATCAGTGGTGTAATATATTGGAATTTTCACGCACCATTAATAATGATCTAACAAATTACGATATCGATGGAGCAT gGCCCGTTATGTTGGATGAATTTGTTGAATGGTTACGACAGCAACGTCAATGTACGAGCACAACATCAAGCTGA
- the LOC111689140 gene encoding protein FRG1 homolog — MSSEYDKVKIGKLVLKGEKHKKSKKRKKEKEHKDDSHKKRKTQVDEDALKHGGWWQAKLATEITGPVAIQFGERAYVKALDNGLFTLGPPHREGEGPDPEEIFTAFPINERKVTFKSGYGKYLKIEKDGMVTGRSEAVGSMEQWEPIFEDGKMALLSELGFFMSIDPEDDACVALRKKVTDLEICKVRSNATRECVVDDEPTEEKGDLAEVEKNYVKKFQKFQDKKLRINKNDIKELETAKEKGTLHEALLDRRSKMKADRYCK; from the exons ATGTCTTCTGAGTATGATAAAGTTAAAATTggtaaattagttttaaaaggaGAAAAAcacaa GAAAAGTAAAAAACGCAAAAAGGAAAAAGAACATAAAGATGATTCCCACAAGAAACGCAAAACTCAAGTGGATGAGGATGCTTTAAAACATGGCGGCTGGTGGCAAGCTAAATTAGCTACCGAAATAACCGGTCCCGTGGCCATACAATTTGGTGAACGTGCTTATGTTAAGGCTTTGGATAATGGACTTTTTACTCTAGGGCCACCACACCGTGAGGGTGAAGGCCCCGATCCGGAGGAAATATTCACTGCCTTTCCCATAAATGAACGCAAGGTAACCTTTAAGTCTGGCTATGGGAAGTacttaaaaatcgaaaaagatGGTATGGTTACCGGCCGCTCAGAGGCGGTGGGTAGCATGGAACAATGGGAGCCCATATTTGAGGATGGCAAAATGGCTTTACTATCCGAATTGGGTTTCTTTATGTCTATTGATCCCGAAGATGATGCCTGTGTGGCGTTACGTAAAAAGGTGACAGATTTAGAGATATGTAAAGTACGCAGCAATGCGACGAGAGAATGTGTGGTAGATGATGAACCTACCGAGGAAAAGGGTGATTTGGCAGAGGTGGAAAAGAACTATGT caaaaaattccaaaagttcCAGGACAAAAAGTTGCGCATTAACAAAAATGATATTAAAGAATTGGAAACGGCCAAGGAGAAAGGCACTTTGCATGAGGCTTTACTTGATAGACGTAGTAAAATGAAAGCGGATcgttattgtaaataa
- the LOC111689138 gene encoding RNA-binding protein Rsf1, with protein sequence MGDQRGTRVYVGNLTDKIKKDDLEGEFTKYGKLNSVWIAFNPPGFAFVEFEHRDDAQKACDVLNGTELLGSQLRVEISKGRPRQGGRRQGGGGGRGGGGGDRRRDGGGFGGRRNGGGGGGGGGFRPRNSSGGRYPDRGYGGSGGGGGRSGGGGGYGRDGYGSSSGGRSGGGGYGRDGGSSGGFSRRDSYGRDGGSSGGRSFGGQGGGGGRFRSRSPMGRF encoded by the coding sequence atgggtGATCAACGAGGAACGCGTGTGTATGTGGGAAATTTAACTGATAAAATTAAGAAAGACGATTTAGAAGGAGAGTTCACAAAATATGGTAAATTAAATTCAGTATGGATTGCATTTAATCCACCAGGTTTTGCATTCGTCGAATTCGAACATCGTGACGATGCCCAAAAGGCATGTGATGTTTTGAACGGCACCGAATTATTGGGCTCCCAATTAAGAGTGGAAATCAGCAAGGGACGCCCACGTCAAGGTGGTAGACGCCAGGGTGGTGGCGGTGGTAGAGGAGGCGGCGGCGGTGATAGACGCCGTGATGGTGGTGGCTTCGGTGGACGTCGTAATGGAGGAGGTGGTGGTGGCGGCGGTGGTTTTAGACCCCGCAACTCTAGCGGCGGCCGTTATCCCGACCGTGGTTATGGCGGTTCGGGTGGTGGTGGTGGCCGTTCCGGCGGCGGTGGCGGTTATGGACGCGATGGCTATGGTAGCTCTAGTGGTGGCCGTTCTGGTGGTGGTGGCTATGGACGTGATGGTGGCAGTTCGGGTGGCTTCAGTCGTCGTGATTCATATGGCCGTGATGGTGGCAGTTCAGGCGGTCGCTCCTTCGGCGGTCAAGGTGGTGGCGGTGGTCGTTTTAGATCACGTTCGCCCATGGGacgtttttaa